A single Arachidicoccus sp. BS20 DNA region contains:
- a CDS encoding S10 family peptidase produces the protein MRKISLLTTLLVSCFFGVNAQSKIPTDTVVTTQHEATINGQHFTYYVHKGMQPVWNKDGKVAATVGYTYYERAGVSDKSTRPITISFNGGPGSASLWMELGYTGPVRVNLDDAGHAVQPYGLKENPYSILDATDIVYVDPVNTGYSRIVDKDAKPSMFFGVNEDIDYLAKWISTFVTRNNRWLSPKFLIGESYGTTRVSGLAAALQEPTIGMFLNGVILVSPTELGIRRDGPINEAINIPYYAATAWYYKKLPADLQQKQLTDILPQIEDFTVNQLIPAIAKGGSISESEKQNIETQLERYTSIKKEVWDQNNLDVNTNLFWKELLRDKGYTIGRLDSRYLGIDERVSGSYPDFNAEIPAWSRSFSPAANYYMRNDLNFKTDVPYLVLSDQVYPWNSQGDRTGAQLREAMEENPSLHLLVQSGYYDGSSCNFFNAKYSMWQMATSANLKARMEWKGYPCGHMVYMDKPTMIQGDKDIRDFIKNAIPANNKSSDYQVSTMDVAQ, from the coding sequence ATGCGAAAAATTTCTCTACTAACTACTTTATTGGTCTCCTGCTTTTTTGGTGTAAATGCACAAAGCAAAATTCCTACGGATACGGTTGTTACCACACAACACGAAGCCACGATTAACGGGCAGCATTTTACCTATTATGTCCATAAAGGAATGCAACCCGTTTGGAATAAAGACGGCAAAGTCGCTGCAACAGTCGGTTACACTTATTATGAACGTGCGGGAGTCAGCGATAAAAGCACAAGACCAATTACCATTTCATTTAATGGCGGTCCGGGTTCTGCATCGCTGTGGATGGAACTTGGTTACACCGGACCGGTTCGCGTGAATCTGGACGATGCAGGTCATGCCGTGCAGCCTTACGGACTAAAAGAAAATCCATACAGCATTTTAGATGCAACAGACATCGTGTATGTTGACCCGGTAAACACTGGTTATTCGCGCATCGTGGATAAAGACGCGAAGCCTTCCATGTTTTTTGGTGTAAATGAAGATATCGACTATCTCGCAAAATGGATTAGCACTTTTGTTACACGCAACAACCGTTGGCTCTCGCCAAAATTCCTAATCGGCGAAAGCTATGGAACCACGCGTGTTTCAGGGCTTGCCGCTGCCTTGCAGGAACCAACAATCGGGATGTTTCTGAATGGCGTAATTCTGGTTTCTCCTACCGAACTGGGCATTCGCCGCGACGGACCGATTAATGAAGCAATTAATATTCCGTATTATGCAGCAACCGCCTGGTACTATAAAAAACTGCCTGCAGATTTACAACAAAAACAACTGACTGATATTCTTCCGCAGATTGAAGATTTTACCGTTAATCAATTGATTCCCGCTATTGCAAAAGGCGGCTCTATTTCTGAAAGCGAAAAGCAAAATATAGAAACACAGTTGGAACGCTACACTTCCATCAAGAAAGAAGTATGGGACCAAAACAATTTAGATGTTAATACCAATTTATTCTGGAAAGAATTGCTGCGCGACAAGGGCTACACCATCGGTCGCCTCGATTCCCGCTATCTTGGAATTGATGAAAGAGTTTCGGGAAGCTATCCCGATTTTAATGCCGAAATTCCCGCATGGTCGCGTTCCTTCTCTCCTGCCGCAAACTATTATATGCGCAACGATTTGAACTTTAAAACCGATGTTCCTTATCTTGTTTTGTCCGACCAGGTTTATCCCTGGAATTCGCAAGGCGACAGAACGGGCGCACAATTGCGCGAAGCAATGGAAGAAAATCCGTCGCTGCATTTGCTGGTGCAATCGGGATATTATGACGGTTCATCCTGCAACTTTTTTAATGCTAAATACAGCATGTGGCAAATGGCGACTTCTGCAAATTTAAAAGCGCGCATGGAATGGAAAGGCTATCCCTGCGGACACATGGTGTACATGGACAAACCTACCATGATTCAGGGCGATAAAGATATTCGCGATTTTATCAAAAACGCTATCCCGGCAAATAATAAATCGTCCGACTATCAAGTCAGCACGATGGATGTTGCACAGTAA
- the recO gene encoding DNA repair protein RecO, with protein MTHKVKGIVLRTVKYGETSVIATLYTDLFGLQSYLVKGVRKSSKSGASKINYFQPGAILELQAYHNPFKSLQFIKEYQWSYLYTELFFHVTRSAIAMYMLELILHCIKQEETNNELFDFFEHFFISLDKQNLEEIADYPLTFTLHLAKFLGFQIHGNYSSKTPILDLQEGMFVAEKPYHNYVVEDNYAAITSELNNLETHSAPKSLQLNHLIRRELLKYYQQFFSLHLQNTSEMKSFRVLQAVLQ; from the coding sequence ATGACGCATAAAGTAAAAGGCATTGTTTTGCGCACGGTCAAGTACGGCGAAACCAGCGTGATTGCTACGTTGTACACCGATTTGTTCGGCTTACAAAGTTATCTTGTAAAAGGCGTGCGCAAAAGCAGCAAAAGCGGTGCTTCTAAAATAAATTATTTCCAACCTGGTGCCATTCTTGAATTGCAGGCATATCATAATCCGTTTAAATCATTACAATTCATTAAGGAATATCAGTGGAGCTATTTATACACCGAATTATTTTTTCATGTTACGCGCAGCGCAATTGCCATGTATATGCTTGAACTGATTTTGCATTGCATCAAACAAGAGGAAACGAATAACGAGCTTTTCGATTTTTTTGAACATTTTTTCATATCGCTGGACAAACAAAATTTAGAGGAAATTGCCGATTATCCGCTTACGTTTACACTGCATCTTGCAAAGTTTTTAGGCTTTCAAATCCATGGAAATTATTCGTCCAAAACACCGATACTGGATTTGCAGGAAGGAATGTTTGTAGCCGAAAAGCCTTACCACAACTACGTTGTAGAAGATAATTATGCCGCAATCACGTCTGAACTAAATAATCTTGAAACACATTCCGCTCCCAAATCTTTACAATTGAATCATTTAATTCGCCGAGAACTTTTGAAATATTATCAACAGTTCTTTTCTTTGCATTTGCAAAATACAAGTGAAATGAAAAGCTTCCGTGTTTTACAAGCTGTTTTGCAATAA
- a CDS encoding ABC transporter ATP-binding protein: MENPIIQLDGLTKFYGSLKAVDDLSLSINKGEIFGLLGPNGAGKSTTILMMLGLTEPSSGEAHICGYKATQNPLSVKQKVGYMPDSVGFYDNLSALENLVYIGRLNGIAENDVQRRAKEMLHQVGLADDMHKKTGAFSRGMKQRLGLADVLIKQPEVIILDEPTLGIDPSGVKEFLTLIKQMSRQQGLTVLLSSHHLHQVQQVCDRVGIFVNGKLLAEGNIDTLGRNLFTSEPYVVNISVKNDLTDASQLNDTLTKLPEVKKTLVTENNAIDIFCGEDITPQLVRTLVQQGFDITGVQKRVYGLDEIYQRYFENNLKEHLQNEKRDNLFKRTFGKRNKK; this comes from the coding sequence ATGGAAAATCCGATTATACAACTCGATGGATTGACTAAGTTTTACGGTTCCCTGAAAGCAGTAGATGATTTAAGTCTTTCCATTAATAAAGGCGAAATCTTTGGGCTTTTGGGTCCGAACGGTGCGGGAAAATCCACTACAATTTTGATGATGCTCGGGCTTACCGAACCATCGTCGGGCGAAGCGCATATATGCGGTTACAAGGCAACGCAAAATCCTTTATCCGTAAAACAAAAAGTAGGCTATATGCCCGACAGCGTGGGCTTTTATGACAATCTTAGCGCTCTGGAAAATCTTGTTTATATCGGCAGGTTGAACGGTATTGCTGAAAACGACGTGCAACGCCGCGCAAAAGAAATGCTGCATCAAGTAGGTCTTGCTGATGATATGCACAAAAAAACGGGCGCGTTTTCACGAGGCATGAAACAGCGGCTCGGACTTGCAGACGTGCTTATCAAGCAGCCCGAAGTAATTATTCTGGACGAACCGACTTTGGGCATCGACCCGAGTGGCGTTAAAGAGTTTCTTACACTGATAAAACAGATGAGCCGTCAACAAGGTTTGACGGTATTGCTTTCTTCACATCATCTTCATCAGGTGCAGCAAGTGTGCGACCGCGTAGGAATTTTTGTAAACGGAAAGCTGCTGGCAGAAGGCAATATTGATACGCTCGGACGAAATTTATTTACAAGCGAACCTTATGTTGTAAATATTTCGGTAAAGAATGATTTGACAGATGCTTCGCAGTTAAACGACACACTTACAAAGCTGCCCGAAGTGAAAAAAACATTGGTTACGGAAAACAACGCCATCGACATTTTTTGCGGCGAAGACATAACGCCGCAACTTGTGCGGACGCTGGTACAACAAGGGTTTGACATTACAGGCGTGCAGAAAAGAGTATATGGATTGGACGAAATTTATCAACGTTATTTTGAAAATAATCTAAAAGAACATTTACAAAATGAAAAGCGCGATAACTTATTCAAAAGGACTTTCGGTAAGCGAAACAAAAAGTAG
- a CDS encoding porin family protein yields MRSNLIPVISVFVFVLVISSASAQNVSIGIRGGLTIPNLSAGGGANPLSQGFSSIEGAGFGVFAEFKVSNLFSIQPMIEYSQQGGKRDGIQAIASIESIGVPAEAATQLAPINGDITPQYIDADVKNKAKLDYLMLPVLAKFGWNLGKTKRWRVYADAGPFAGLLLSAKTITSGTSQLYFYPDGTHPVLDEDYQPLSADLSETTNIKDETHKFNFGVEGNVGLAFKFKKHTLFIEGGGNYGFLNIQKDAANGANRSGAATIMLGYALTL; encoded by the coding sequence ATGAGAAGCAATCTCATTCCCGTAATTAGTGTGTTTGTCTTCGTGTTAGTCATATCTTCAGCTTCCGCACAAAATGTATCTATCGGCATACGCGGCGGTCTTACCATTCCGAATCTTAGCGCAGGCGGCGGTGCAAATCCGCTTAGTCAAGGATTTTCTTCTATTGAAGGCGCGGGCTTCGGCGTATTTGCAGAGTTTAAAGTAAGCAATTTATTTTCCATTCAACCAATGATTGAATATTCGCAACAAGGCGGCAAACGCGATGGGATACAAGCAATAGCGTCGATAGAATCCATTGGTGTCCCGGCAGAAGCCGCAACACAATTAGCTCCTATAAATGGCGATATAACACCGCAATACATTGACGCAGATGTAAAGAACAAAGCAAAACTGGATTACCTGATGTTGCCTGTATTGGCAAAATTCGGATGGAACTTAGGGAAAACGAAACGATGGCGGGTATATGCAGATGCAGGACCTTTTGCAGGCTTGCTGCTCTCAGCCAAAACAATCACATCGGGCACGAGCCAATTATATTTTTACCCCGATGGCACACACCCTGTATTAGACGAAGATTATCAACCTTTGTCGGCAGATTTAAGCGAAACAACGAATATCAAAGATGAAACACATAAATTTAATTTTGGCGTTGAGGGCAATGTTGGTCTCGCTTTTAAATTTAAAAAACATACGCTGTTTATCGAAGGGGGCGGCAATTACGGTTTTCTGAATATTCAGAAAGATGCCGCAAACGGTGCAAACCGTTCGGGCGCTGCAACTATAATGTTAGGCTATGCACTAACATTATAA
- a CDS encoding helix-turn-helix domain-containing protein encodes MSELLPQIEIQTIASNAGLEYGIEDFVVHDSRINCSEFVKDKVYRARHFSITTVISGELCVRVNLSEYCLKEGDLLIIPPSVIRQLTWEDKNTHFFGLLFTQDFLTKTGILDKYLSVAQFFKSSTQLYCNIEKNDYLLLEKITGCLYELLHRNNPGSSDTAVMHSLFKAFLLKVKQYFDNPQQGTSIANTIIYRFLQLLSENYLKHRDVYFYAQNLNISEKYLTQLLKKKTGKTARNFITEMVVLEAKVLLNNESLSIKQIANRLNFENQFHFSRFFKQYAGIAPTEHRK; translated from the coding sequence ATGTCAGAGTTATTGCCACAAATTGAAATCCAGACCATTGCCAGCAATGCCGGTCTCGAATACGGCATTGAGGATTTTGTTGTCCACGATTCAAGAATAAACTGTTCGGAGTTTGTCAAGGATAAAGTTTACCGCGCCCGTCATTTTTCTATAACTACAGTTATCAGCGGCGAACTATGTGTGAGAGTTAATTTATCGGAATACTGCCTTAAAGAAGGGGATTTATTAATTATACCGCCATCAGTCATTCGGCAACTTACATGGGAAGATAAAAATACACATTTCTTCGGATTGCTTTTTACGCAGGATTTTCTCACAAAAACGGGGATTTTGGACAAATACTTAAGTGTAGCGCAATTTTTCAAAAGCAGTACGCAGTTGTACTGCAATATTGAGAAAAACGATTATCTGTTGTTGGAAAAAATTACCGGATGTCTGTATGAATTATTGCATCGCAATAACCCCGGAAGCAGCGATACAGCAGTAATGCATTCGCTGTTCAAAGCCTTTCTGCTGAAAGTAAAACAATATTTTGACAATCCACAACAGGGCACTAGTATTGCCAACACTATTATTTACAGGTTTCTTCAATTACTTTCCGAAAATTATCTGAAACACAGAGATGTATATTTTTACGCGCAAAACCTCAACATCAGCGAGAAGTATCTCACACAATTATTGAAGAAAAAAACGGGCAAAACCGCGCGTAACTTCATAACGGAAATGGTAGTGCTGGAAGCAAAAGTTTTGTTGAATAATGAATCTCTGTCCATAAAACAAATAGCCAACCGGTTAAATTTTGAGAACCAGTTTCATTTCAGCCGCTTCTTTAAACAATATGCAGGCATAGCACCAACGGAACACAGAAAATAA
- a CDS encoding ABC transporter permease codes for MKSAITYSKGLSVSETKSSQSSSTQQKTPFGVMLQKEVSGIVHSWKFVVLIILMALTFFGSMYVSLSNISKAFKNLSDPNHQFLYLKLLTTTDGTLPPFHVFISFIGPLLGISLGFDAVNTELGSGTLIRLLAQPIYRDNVLLSKFVSALIVISTLFISLSLLMIGGGLLITGVRIEPEEFLRILCFVIISVVYVGFWISLSILFSIKFRQAAASALTAIGIWMFFTIFFPLIVNLVVKAFLPDPSFLSQGEMLSYNHLILDIMRVSPSQTYSDAVTTLLMPSVRSLGPLTMEQMAGAIPSPLSLKESLMVVWPQVTGLIAATLLCFALSYYLFMRKEIKS; via the coding sequence ATGAAAAGCGCGATAACTTATTCAAAAGGACTTTCGGTAAGCGAAACAAAAAGTAGTCAAAGTTCTTCCACGCAGCAAAAAACACCATTTGGGGTAATGTTGCAGAAAGAGGTATCCGGCATTGTGCATAGCTGGAAGTTTGTGGTACTGATAATATTGATGGCGCTTACATTTTTCGGTTCTATGTATGTTTCGCTTAGCAATATCAGCAAGGCATTCAAAAATCTTTCTGACCCGAACCACCAGTTTTTGTATTTGAAATTATTAACTACTACCGACGGCACATTGCCGCCGTTTCATGTGTTTATCAGCTTTATTGGTCCGTTGCTCGGCATCAGTCTTGGATTTGATGCTGTTAATACGGAGCTTGGCAGCGGCACGCTTATCAGGTTGCTGGCGCAGCCGATTTACCGCGATAATGTATTGCTTTCAAAATTTGTAAGCGCATTGATTGTTATCAGCACTTTGTTTATTTCTTTATCATTATTGATGATTGGCGGCGGACTTTTAATTACAGGCGTGCGGATAGAACCCGAAGAGTTTTTGCGCATACTTTGCTTCGTTATTATCAGCGTAGTGTATGTAGGTTTTTGGATAAGCTTGTCTATTTTGTTTTCAATCAAATTCAGGCAGGCTGCGGCTTCGGCGCTTACGGCAATCGGCATCTGGATGTTTTTTACTATCTTTTTTCCATTGATTGTAAACCTTGTTGTGAAGGCATTTTTGCCCGATCCTTCATTTCTTTCTCAAGGAGAAATGTTGTCTTACAATCATCTTATTCTCGACATTATGAGAGTGTCTCCGAGTCAGACTTATTCCGATGCCGTTACAACTTTACTGATGCCGTCGGTGCGCAGTCTCGGGCCGCTTACGATGGAACAAATGGCGGGTGCAATACCTTCGCCTTTGTCGTTAAAGGAAAGTCTGATGGTTGTTTGGCCCCAGGTAACGGGATTGATTGCGGCGACTTTGCTGTGTTTTGCGCTGTCTTATTATTTGTTTATGAGGAAGGAAATAAAGAGTTGA
- a CDS encoding COG1470 family protein, whose amino-acid sequence MMAYKTQFNRTKRKVYAVLFFFFLAGAVVAQKKSASSKSSFTAQLINIENAANATFSYNTTLHNGSRESRIYDLNAQIPDGWSVAFRVEGSQVSSFNIDSNRTQSVTVQITPSPVAKPGKYEIPVTAVSGNDTLKLQLEAVVKGSYALQLSTPTGLLSDEVTEGDEKKIQLVVTNSGTIALNDISLSAQSPAQWSTTFEPTKIAHLEPGKTENIVATLKVPDKTIAGDYVTTFSAQNSNKSATASFRVTVKTSLLSGWIGILIILLAIGAIYYLIRKYGRR is encoded by the coding sequence ATGATGGCTTACAAAACGCAATTCAACCGAACGAAGCGCAAAGTTTATGCTGTTCTTTTTTTCTTTTTCTTGGCGGGCGCTGTTGTAGCGCAAAAAAAATCTGCAAGCAGTAAATCTTCTTTTACGGCGCAGCTCATCAATATCGAAAATGCCGCGAATGCCACATTTTCATATAATACTACGTTGCACAATGGCAGCCGCGAGTCGCGCATTTATGACCTGAATGCACAAATACCCGATGGTTGGTCTGTCGCTTTCAGGGTAGAGGGCAGCCAGGTTTCGTCATTTAATATTGATTCAAACCGGACACAATCAGTTACAGTACAAATTACTCCATCGCCTGTTGCAAAGCCCGGAAAATACGAAATACCGGTTACTGCGGTTTCGGGTAATGATACGCTAAAACTTCAGTTGGAAGCGGTAGTTAAAGGTTCGTATGCTTTGCAGTTATCTACGCCCACAGGGCTTTTGAGCGATGAAGTAACAGAAGGCGACGAGAAAAAAATTCAATTGGTTGTTACCAATTCCGGAACTATTGCTTTGAACGATATTTCATTGTCGGCGCAATCGCCGGCGCAATGGAGCACGACATTTGAACCAACTAAAATTGCACATTTAGAACCGGGAAAAACGGAAAATATAGTTGCTACACTAAAGGTTCCGGACAAAACAATTGCCGGCGATTATGTAACCACATTTTCTGCACAGAATTCTAACAAAAGCGCTACTGCATCTTTCCGCGTAACAGTAAAAACTTCTTTATTATCCGGCTGGATTGGCATTCTCATTATTTTACTCGCCATAGGCGCTATTTATTATTTGATTCGCAAATACGGAAGAAGATAA
- a CDS encoding TlpA family protein disulfide reductase, with protein sequence MESELSNQENTDWYNSNFKTYEDSVQYYSYMMKAPQTPSERRNTLSSYQQQLSVFRTHLKSFVQQHATDVLGAKALIITCFRNIDVNLDTLQHFAETLSGQGLHNKYADYFFQEIKGRRNDEVGKMFIPFSMTDINGNIVSSENFKGKNVLVLFWASWCIPCRAEIPGLLSVYHQFKNNNFEVLAVSVDTDKNRWLQAVQHDKTDWHNLFNGKAWNADVVRNYAIHSIPKNVLINPEGKIIAKNISAAGLEKVLSK encoded by the coding sequence ATGGAAAGTGAATTAAGTAATCAGGAAAATACCGATTGGTATAACTCCAATTTTAAAACGTATGAAGACAGCGTTCAGTATTATTCATACATGATGAAAGCGCCGCAAACACCGAGTGAAAGAAGAAATACATTAAGCAGTTACCAGCAACAATTATCTGTTTTTCGTACGCATTTAAAAAGTTTTGTTCAGCAACACGCGACAGATGTTTTGGGTGCAAAAGCCTTAATCATTACTTGCTTTCGCAATATTGATGTAAATTTAGATACGCTGCAACATTTCGCTGAAACCCTGTCGGGACAAGGCTTGCATAACAAATATGCCGATTATTTTTTTCAGGAAATTAAAGGAAGAAGAAATGACGAGGTCGGCAAAATGTTTATTCCTTTTTCCATGACGGATATTAATGGAAACATAGTTTCGTCAGAAAATTTTAAAGGAAAAAATGTGCTGGTTTTGTTTTGGGCGAGTTGGTGCATTCCTTGCCGTGCGGAAATTCCCGGTTTACTTTCCGTTTATCATCAGTTTAAAAATAATAATTTTGAAGTGCTTGCTGTTTCGGTTGATACGGATAAGAATCGTTGGCTGCAAGCCGTTCAGCACGACAAAACCGATTGGCATAATTTATTCAACGGAAAAGCCTGGAACGCAGATGTAGTGCGGAATTACGCCATTCATTCCATTCCGAAAAATGTATTGATTAATCCCGAAGGAAAAATTATTGCCAAAAACATTTCTGCTGCGGGGTTGGAAAAAGTGTTATCAAAATAG
- the aspS gene encoding aspartate--tRNA ligase: MYRSHTCGELNINDVNKEVTLAGWVQTVRKFGSITFVDLRDRYGITQLLFGEELNKQLDEMPLGREFVLQVRGKVSERSNKNKNIPTGEIEILVDSFSILNKSVVPPFTIQDDTDGGDDLRMKYRYLDLRRNTVKKNIELRYAVNRSVRNYLHENNFMDIETPFLIKSTPEGARDFVVPSRMNAGQFYALPQSPQTFKQLLMVSGYDRYYQIVKCFRDEDLRADRQPEFTQIDCEMSFVEQEDILQMFEGLVRRVFKDVKQIDYSETIQRITWEEAMWNYGNDKPDIRFGMKIANLKFPQHTFPSKKNHTEIFNGVDFKVFNEAETVVAIAVPNAAEYSRKQIDELTEWVKRPQIGMLGLVNIKYNADGTLKSSVDKFFSEEKLKQIAEVANAQPNDLILILAGKEERTRKAISELRLEMGERLGLRKKDEFKLLWVLDFPLFEYAEEENRWVARHHPFTSPKPSDIETMINNNPKIENPEKYLEHPYANIKANAYDMVLNGNEIGGGSIRIFQKELQQKMFAALGMSDEEAKEKFGFLLGAFEYGAPPHGGLAFGFDRLCALLGGSESIRDFIAFPKNNSGRDVMIDAPNVIDDKQLKELNIQLSDMSK; the protein is encoded by the coding sequence ATGTATCGTTCACATACTTGTGGAGAATTAAATATTAATGATGTAAACAAAGAAGTAACGCTTGCGGGCTGGGTGCAAACCGTTCGCAAATTCGGTTCGATTACGTTTGTGGATTTGCGCGACCGCTATGGCATTACGCAATTATTGTTTGGAGAAGAATTAAATAAACAATTAGACGAAATGCCGTTGGGGCGTGAGTTTGTGTTGCAAGTAAGAGGCAAAGTGAGCGAGCGCAGCAACAAAAATAAAAACATCCCGACGGGTGAAATTGAAATATTGGTTGATTCATTTTCTATCTTAAATAAATCGGTTGTTCCACCATTTACGATTCAGGATGATACCGACGGCGGCGATGATTTGCGTATGAAATATCGCTATCTCGACCTGCGCAGAAACACCGTGAAGAAGAATATTGAATTGCGTTATGCAGTCAATCGTTCCGTAAGAAATTATTTACACGAAAATAATTTCATGGATATTGAAACACCTTTCTTAATTAAATCAACACCCGAAGGCGCACGTGATTTTGTAGTACCATCACGTATGAATGCAGGTCAATTTTATGCATTGCCGCAATCGCCGCAAACGTTCAAGCAGCTGTTAATGGTAAGCGGTTACGACCGTTATTATCAAATCGTGAAATGCTTTCGTGACGAGGATTTGCGCGCAGACAGGCAACCTGAGTTTACGCAGATAGATTGCGAAATGTCTTTTGTAGAACAGGAAGATATTTTGCAAATGTTTGAAGGTTTGGTAAGGCGTGTGTTTAAAGATGTAAAGCAAATCGATTACAGCGAAACTATCCAACGCATCACTTGGGAAGAAGCGATGTGGAATTACGGAAACGACAAGCCCGACATTCGTTTCGGGATGAAGATTGCGAATCTGAAATTCCCGCAACATACTTTTCCATCCAAGAAAAATCATACGGAAATATTTAACGGCGTTGATTTTAAAGTGTTCAACGAAGCTGAAACCGTTGTGGCTATTGCCGTTCCGAACGCTGCGGAATATTCGCGCAAGCAAATTGATGAATTAACCGAATGGGTAAAACGTCCGCAAATTGGAATGCTTGGTTTGGTCAATATCAAATACAATGCAGACGGCACACTGAAAAGCAGCGTGGATAAATTCTTCAGCGAAGAAAAATTAAAACAGATTGCAGAAGTTGCTAATGCACAACCAAACGATTTGATTTTAATTCTCGCAGGCAAGGAAGAACGCACAAGAAAAGCCATCAGCGAATTGCGTTTGGAAATGGGCGAAAGATTAGGTTTAAGAAAGAAAGATGAATTCAAACTTTTGTGGGTATTGGATTTCCCATTGTTTGAATATGCAGAAGAAGAGAACCGTTGGGTGGCGCGTCATCATCCGTTTACCTCGCCGAAACCGAGCGATATTGAAACGATGATTAACAACAATCCTAAGATTGAAAATCCTGAAAAATATCTCGAACATCCTTATGCAAATATCAAAGCGAATGCGTATGATATGGTATTAAACGGAAATGAAATCGGCGGTGGTTCTATCAGAATTTTCCAAAAAGAATTGCAGCAAAAAATGTTTGCCGCACTCGGCATGAGCGATGAAGAAGCGAAAGAAAAATTCGGCTTCCTGCTTGGCGCATTTGAATACGGCGCACCGCCGCACGGCGGACTGGCATTCGGTTTCGACCGTTTGTGCGCATTGCTTGGCGGCAGCGAAAGTATCAGAGACTTTATTGCTTTCCCGAAAAATAATTCGGGCAGAGATGTGATGATTGATGCGCCGAATGTAATTGATGACAAGCAGTTGAAAGAACTGAATATTCAACTTTCAGATATGTCAAAGTAA
- a CDS encoding DUF3078 domain-containing protein, whose amino-acid sequence MMKKIFLGLAVFSATMAMAQDNSRSDIQGDLDSKIDKSGHKADTTKLWNKGGALSLTAGQTSLSNWAGGGTNAYSVTGVVNLYADYKKNKDSWDNNLNVQYGYIKTKGNIGQSSANLLDFLSLYGHSVSSKLDVSALFRVRTQPFDGYTYGSDGQSKTFSSTFFAPAYVTLAPGITWKPVKNLNIFFSPVAARALIVANHFLSDQGAYGVDTGKTFKFQFGALLNAGYAANITKTITYAGNLELYSNYLHNPQNIYIFWTNTFAAKLTKAIAVTWNFNLAYDDLYRPTPPKGPKIQTQSILGVGLMYNL is encoded by the coding sequence ATGATGAAAAAAATTTTTTTAGGGCTTGCTGTTTTTTCAGCTACAATGGCAATGGCACAAGACAATAGCCGCTCGGATATTCAAGGCGACTTAGATTCAAAAATTGATAAATCAGGTCATAAAGCTGATACCACAAAACTCTGGAACAAAGGTGGTGCATTATCACTAACAGCAGGACAAACATCGCTCAGTAACTGGGCAGGCGGCGGTACAAATGCGTATTCCGTTACAGGCGTGGTAAACCTGTATGCCGATTATAAAAAAAATAAAGACAGCTGGGACAACAACCTGAACGTACAATACGGCTATATCAAAACCAAAGGCAACATTGGACAAAGCAGCGCCAACCTTTTGGATTTTCTTTCCTTATACGGGCATTCGGTAAGTTCCAAATTAGATGTATCCGCATTGTTTCGTGTGCGCACACAACCGTTTGACGGCTATACGTACGGTTCGGACGGGCAAAGCAAAACTTTCAGTTCTACATTCTTTGCACCCGCTTACGTTACACTCGCACCGGGCATTACATGGAAACCCGTAAAAAATTTAAACATCTTCTTCTCTCCTGTTGCAGCCCGTGCACTGATTGTTGCGAATCATTTCTTGTCCGACCAAGGCGCGTACGGCGTGGACACCGGCAAAACGTTTAAGTTTCAGTTCGGCGCTTTGCTGAATGCAGGATATGCAGCAAATATCACAAAGACGATTACTTATGCAGGCAATCTCGAATTGTATAGCAATTACCTGCACAACCCGCAAAACATTTACATTTTCTGGACAAATACTTTTGCGGCAAAACTTACAAAAGCTATTGCCGTTACGTGGAACTTCAATCTCGCGTATGATGATTTGTACAGACCAACACCGCCCAAAGGTCCAAAGATTCAGACACAATCTATACTTGGCGTAGGATTGATGTATAATTTATAA